From a single Cyanobacteriota bacterium genomic region:
- a CDS encoding class I SAM-dependent methyltransferase, producing the protein MQGHEHSKEPQYQEQFDAMKTMGPVQMGPTASFTWRSDPRRLTFLLSRYKFCSKMLAGKNKVLEVGCGDGFGMRTVLQTTGSVHGVDFDPLYIQWAESHAKAENLNCTFSVLDILEQAPPGRYDAAYSLDLIEHLQPDQEHLYWKHVCSVLEPQAVFIVGTPNITAFAYASKASKEGHINLKSAETLRSAMETYFHNVFIFSMNDEVVHTGFYPMAHYLFAMGVGIKA; encoded by the coding sequence ATGCAAGGTCACGAGCACAGCAAAGAACCACAGTATCAAGAGCAGTTTGATGCTATGAAAACCATGGGGCCTGTGCAAATGGGGCCAACTGCAAGCTTTACCTGGCGGTCTGATCCACGCCGGTTAACGTTTTTGCTGTCGCGATATAAATTTTGCTCCAAGATGCTAGCAGGCAAGAACAAGGTGCTGGAAGTAGGCTGTGGTGATGGTTTTGGGATGAGAACTGTTCTGCAAACCACGGGTTCTGTGCATGGTGTAGACTTTGACCCTCTTTACATTCAGTGGGCTGAAAGCCATGCCAAGGCTGAAAATCTCAACTGTACCTTTTCCGTATTGGATATTTTGGAACAGGCTCCCCCCGGACGCTATGATGCTGCCTACTCCCTCGATTTAATTGAGCATTTGCAGCCGGATCAAGAGCATCTCTACTGGAAGCATGTGTGTAGTGTATTGGAACCTCAGGCTGTGTTTATCGTCGGCACCCCTAACATCACGGCCTTTGCCTATGCCTCTAAAGCTAGCAAAGAAGGTCATATTAATCTAAAATCTGCTGAAACCTTGCGATCGGCAATGGAAACCTATTTTCATAACGTATTTATTTTCTCCATGAACGACGAAGTGGTGCATACCGGGTTCTACCCAATGGCGCATTATCTGTTTGCGATGGGAGTTGGGATCAAGGCATGA